Proteins encoded in a region of the Bacillota bacterium genome:
- a CDS encoding RnfABCDGE type electron transport complex subunit D, with protein MSVKRAKIPLLPQMIFLWHNTGKAYTEGRKMKMMRGLLLALVPATAAALWYFRLDALLLMVVSIVSAVGAEALYQFIFRKPIKIKDYSAVVTGLLLALTVSPSLPLPMMAAGAAFGIIFGKQVWGGLGKNIFNPALTGRIFIVFAFPGALNPWLSPVEMVTTATPLQEFQSDGIVAPLVDLFTGNIAGSIGETSALLLLLGASFLFWKKFANWRIPAGMIGAVAVIALLYGDNPLFHILSGSLLLGALYMATDPMTSPKTQSGRWLFGILVGIVLMGFRYYSTYPEGTTFAILIGNALVPLINKYTAKKPQKKVA; from the coding sequence ATGTCTGTCAAAAGAGCGAAAATACCCCTCTTGCCCCAAATGATATTTCTATGGCACAATACTGGTAAAGCTTACACGGAGGGGAGAAAAATGAAAATGATGCGTGGCCTGCTGCTGGCCCTAGTTCCGGCGACGGCAGCGGCCCTCTGGTATTTTCGCCTTGACGCCTTGCTTTTGATGGTGGTCAGTATTGTTTCTGCAGTCGGTGCTGAAGCGCTTTATCAGTTCATTTTCCGCAAACCGATTAAGATTAAAGATTACAGCGCTGTCGTTACCGGCTTGTTGCTTGCGTTAACGGTCTCGCCATCATTACCACTGCCAATGATGGCGGCCGGGGCCGCCTTTGGTATTATCTTCGGCAAACAGGTGTGGGGAGGCCTGGGCAAAAATATCTTCAACCCCGCCCTCACTGGCAGGATTTTTATTGTCTTTGCATTTCCTGGTGCCTTGAACCCCTGGCTTTCGCCTGTGGAAATGGTAACCACGGCCACACCGCTGCAGGAATTTCAGTCTGACGGGATAGTTGCGCCTCTGGTGGATTTGTTTACCGGCAATATCGCCGGCAGCATCGGTGAGACATCCGCGCTTCTTTTGCTTCTGGGCGCAAGTTTTCTGTTCTGGAAAAAGTTCGCCAACTGGCGGATCCCCGCCGGCATGATTGGGGCAGTAGCAGTCATCGCGCTCCTGTACGGAGATAATCCCCTTTTCCACATCCTTTCGGGAAGCCTGCTGCTGGGCGCCCTGTACATGGCCACCGACCCAATGACCTCGCCCAAAACCCAGAGTGGCCGCTGGCTGTTTGGAATCCTGGTGGGTATTGTCTTGATGGGATTCCGTTATTACAGCACTTATCCCGAAGGCACCACCTTTGCCATTCTAATTGGCAACGCCCTGGTGCCGCTCATCAACAAATATACCGCAAAAAAACCGCAAAAAAAAGTTGCCTAA
- a CDS encoding sodium:proton antiporter, with product MKRRAYAIAIFVSVAILISVIINISLLYPFLLGIAFSLLLLSRDGLSVRALLAMAWAGVVECRELYLFILLIGANISVWMASGVVPAVMFYGFEYLEGMNFLFMAFLFTAVLSIFMGTAVGTISTLGIALLGIGRGFGIPLALLMGALVSGAYVADKISPISGLLNLTMKVTGSRYRQLLRTMAVTLVPVLVVSAVIYYLLGTRYSAAGDLELIATYQQGIEAGFNLNPLLLLFPLAIVALPMLGLRTLTTVIVGLAGGTVLALIYQGVVFSGLLSELIFGFRGADLIPELSAILQSGGVVGMVEVLFIVIAVIALGGILERSGALKPLIYEPIANVEHRGELIYKTGLIGSLLTVVTCDQSSGIVLPGRLYREKYRQLGLDGTILARTISDTNTIIAPLMPWNVNGIIIFTITGISALEYAPYAVLCYLFPLITVLVGFRLDSRLELPGSSNTPIRET from the coding sequence TTGAAGCGTCGGGCCTATGCAATTGCCATCTTCGTCAGCGTTGCGATTCTAATTAGTGTGATAATCAACATATCTCTGCTCTATCCCTTTCTGTTGGGTATCGCTTTCAGTCTTCTGTTGCTTTCTCGGGACGGACTTTCGGTAAGGGCGTTACTGGCAATGGCCTGGGCGGGTGTTGTGGAGTGTCGGGAGCTCTATTTGTTCATCCTGCTGATTGGCGCCAATATCTCGGTGTGGATGGCTTCCGGGGTGGTGCCGGCGGTAATGTTCTATGGTTTTGAATACCTGGAGGGAATGAATTTCCTGTTCATGGCCTTCCTGTTTACTGCGGTGCTTTCAATTTTCATGGGTACTGCTGTGGGCACCATCAGCACCTTGGGGATTGCGCTCCTGGGCATTGGACGTGGCTTCGGGATTCCATTGGCTCTATTGATGGGGGCGCTGGTGTCGGGTGCTTATGTCGCCGATAAGATTTCACCAATCTCGGGATTGCTGAATCTAACAATGAAAGTTACCGGTAGCCGTTACCGCCAGTTGCTGCGCACGATGGCAGTAACACTGGTTCCGGTTTTGGTTGTCAGTGCTGTAATTTACTATCTGCTGGGGACTCGGTATAGCGCCGCCGGCGACCTGGAGCTGATTGCTACTTATCAGCAGGGGATTGAAGCCGGTTTTAATCTCAACCCGCTACTGCTTCTGTTTCCCTTGGCAATTGTCGCCCTACCCATGTTGGGTCTTAGAACGCTGACCACTGTTATCGTCGGGCTGGCCGGCGGCACTGTTCTGGCTTTAATTTACCAGGGTGTCGTCTTCTCGGGACTTTTGAGTGAACTTATTTTTGGTTTTCGGGGCGCCGACCTGATTCCTGAGTTGAGCGCAATTTTGCAGAGCGGCGGCGTGGTCGGAATGGTGGAAGTGCTTTTCATTGTCATCGCTGTAATTGCCCTGGGTGGTATCCTCGAGCGCTCCGGGGCCCTCAAGCCTTTGATTTATGAGCCGATTGCCAATGTGGAACATCGGGGCGAATTGATTTACAAGACCGGTCTCATCGGTAGTCTGCTGACAGTTGTCACCTGCGATCAGTCCTCTGGGATAGTCTTGCCCGGTCGTCTCTACCGGGAGAAATACAGGCAATTGGGGTTGGACGGGACAATTCTTGCCCGGACCATCTCAGACACCAACACGATCATTGCACCGCTGATGCCTTGGAATGTAAATGGAATCATCATCTTTACGATTACAGGAATCTCGGCGCTGGAATACGCGCCCTACGCAGTTCTGTGCTATCTGTTTCCGCTGATTACAGTTCTAGTTGGATTCCGACTTGATTCCCGGCTGGAATTACCCGGGAGCAGCAACACTCCAATTCGAGAAACGTAA
- a CDS encoding acyl CoA:acetate/3-ketoacid CoA transferase, with product MDVKIMTARDAVDLIPSQCTLLTEGFVGACFAEELAMALEQRFLETKLPRNLTLVYAAGQGDAGDRGLNHLGHAGLLRRVIGGHWNLVPKIQALAMAEEIEAYNLPQGVITHLTRDIAAGKPGTLTSVGLGTFVDPRQEGGRLNRRTKKDIVEVLETGGREFLFYHPFSVDVALLRGTYGDELGNVSMEKEGLTASMLAAAQAAKNSGGLVLVQVEKIVAANSLAPRSVQIPGILVDVLVPVAVKENHMQTYRTGYNPAFSGEIRAPLQSLPQLAPGVRRIIAQRALKELTPGAVVNLGIGMPEGIAALANEAGRNDFTLTVEAGPIGGIPQGGLDFGCAVNPQAIIDMASQFDFYQGGGLDIAFLGMAQVDRDGNVNVSKFSGKIPGCGGFIDISQNARKVVFCGSFTANGLEAKTTAKGVNIIREGSIRKFVPRVEQITFNGKLAAERGQDVLYITERAVFRLTKAGLKLEEVYPGIDHKRDILAQLPPGTFLTG from the coding sequence ATGGATGTTAAAATCATGACTGCCCGGGATGCAGTAGACCTGATTCCCTCCCAATGCACCTTGCTCACAGAGGGCTTTGTCGGCGCCTGTTTTGCCGAGGAGCTGGCCATGGCCTTAGAGCAGCGCTTCCTGGAGACAAAGCTTCCCCGTAATTTGACTTTGGTCTACGCAGCCGGCCAAGGCGATGCTGGTGACCGCGGTCTCAACCACCTGGGCCACGCCGGACTCTTGCGGCGAGTAATTGGCGGCCATTGGAATCTGGTGCCCAAGATTCAGGCACTGGCAATGGCCGAGGAAATTGAGGCATACAACCTGCCCCAGGGTGTAATCACCCATTTAACCCGGGATATCGCTGCCGGTAAGCCCGGCACCCTTACCAGTGTAGGGCTGGGCACTTTTGTTGATCCGCGCCAGGAAGGTGGGCGCCTGAACCGACGAACCAAAAAGGACATCGTTGAAGTTCTCGAAACCGGCGGCCGGGAGTTCTTGTTCTATCATCCCTTTTCGGTGGATGTGGCCTTACTTCGAGGCACCTACGGCGATGAGCTGGGCAATGTCAGCATGGAAAAGGAAGGGCTCACAGCTTCTATGCTGGCGGCGGCGCAGGCAGCTAAAAACTCCGGCGGCCTGGTGCTGGTTCAGGTGGAAAAAATAGTTGCAGCCAACAGCCTCGCCCCCCGCTCGGTGCAAATCCCCGGGATTTTGGTGGACGTGCTGGTTCCTGTTGCTGTCAAGGAAAACCACATGCAGACTTATCGGACCGGGTATAACCCCGCATTCTCCGGCGAGATTCGTGCCCCCCTGCAATCGCTGCCACAGTTGGCTCCGGGCGTGCGGCGAATTATTGCCCAACGGGCGCTGAAGGAATTGACACCGGGGGCGGTGGTGAACCTGGGGATTGGCATGCCGGAAGGGATTGCGGCCCTGGCCAATGAAGCTGGTCGGAACGACTTTACCCTCACGGTGGAAGCAGGGCCAATCGGCGGAATACCCCAGGGCGGCCTCGACTTTGGCTGTGCTGTCAACCCCCAGGCAATCATCGACATGGCCAGCCAATTTGACTTTTATCAGGGCGGAGGACTAGATATCGCCTTTCTAGGCATGGCCCAGGTCGACCGGGATGGGAATGTGAATGTCAGCAAATTCAGCGGCAAAATCCCCGGCTGCGGCGGGTTTATCGATATCTCGCAAAACGCCCGCAAAGTTGTGTTTTGCGGCAGTTTTACGGCCAACGGTCTGGAAGCAAAAACAACTGCAAAAGGCGTAAACATCATCCGGGAGGGCAGCATTCGCAAATTTGTCCCGCGGGTTGAGCAAATCACCTTTAACGGCAAGCTGGCTGCAGAACGTGGCCAGGATGTGCTCTATATTACAGAGCGGGCGGTGTTTCGCCTGACCAAAGCAGGCCTGAAACTAGAGGAGGTCTACCCCGGAATCGACCACAAACGCGACATCCTCGCCCAGCTGCCGCCAGGAACGTTTCTCACTGGTTGA
- a CDS encoding nitroreductase translates to MELNETIVKRRAYRALAPVQITEQILSELAEAATLAPSCFNNQPWRYVAAWDPEVLGELKEQALPRGNAWAKAGSMIIAVCSQPDLDCQIKGRDYYLFDTGMATASIILKATEMDLVAHPIAGYREAKVKEILNIPREMTVITLLIVGKHDLSATELLSEEQLATEKERPARLSREQFFFSNRYPDK, encoded by the coding sequence ATGGAACTCAATGAGACGATTGTCAAGCGTCGTGCCTATCGGGCCCTGGCTCCGGTACAGATAACGGAGCAGATTCTGAGTGAATTGGCGGAGGCCGCCACCTTGGCGCCATCCTGCTTTAATAATCAGCCATGGCGTTATGTGGCGGCCTGGGATCCGGAAGTGCTGGGCGAGCTCAAAGAACAGGCACTGCCCCGGGGCAATGCCTGGGCAAAAGCCGGGTCTATGATCATTGCCGTTTGCAGCCAGCCGGACTTGGACTGCCAGATTAAGGGCCGGGATTATTATCTTTTTGACACCGGTATGGCAACGGCATCTATTATCCTCAAAGCCACCGAGATGGACCTAGTCGCCCACCCGATTGCCGGGTACAGGGAAGCCAAGGTCAAAGAGATTCTGAACATTCCCCGGGAAATGACGGTGATCACTTTGCTGATTGTAGGCAAGCATGATCTCAGTGCCACAGAGCTGCTGAGCGAAGAGCAATTGGCCACAGAGAAAGAGCGGCCTGCCCGGCTCAGTCGGGAGCAGTTTTTCTTCAGCAATCGGTATCCAGATAAATAA